In the genome of Vicia villosa cultivar HV-30 ecotype Madison, WI linkage group LG7, Vvil1.0, whole genome shotgun sequence, one region contains:
- the LOC131616790 gene encoding uncharacterized protein LOC131616790, with the protein MAVAAFKSSSRRGNQSSSSTTAATTAATTTTTTTTRAPPTRRSRSVSAFSRTSTFDFPNEFLNKRDNPLFDQISKPPVLETSPPPVRGRSVARNGEPNRKDAGRSVSRVDTGRRSTRSASQCPVSRRSFNYSTSESEADCKARNGLKLGGSNRKDGLFGRPDKDAIDQEKDMRRWSSQHSTIDVSDCFTSNSFGSQTQNCDDAVSTASSGFGCDEITIKAVCEQKSVQRDQPGGSDIYETVRSEVRRAISEIQIDLESAIQVSNASAITVTDMADIHPDLLSPGTVELALETRREYTKKLEEAEERARRLRADLAVEEHRVRELDRILREVLPYPKTPNIPKSRPSRKSSIERKRMSRRLAEDAKAYFDECVSLSTFDSSDFSSQEDPPLSMVGPPTPSRLTEQSSTREQSHDIHYDTLPPPASIDSEEAIHEQVSSTADSKETDSKHCFSFAQKPSEGTTVQQDIQQYIKKFEKSVSKLPTMRSSYGEMRDYSFQSSAESLLIDRVMLRSRIESGRFLLCGGGNFWSS; encoded by the exons ATGGCAGTTGCAGCCTTCAAATCCTCTTCACGAAGAGGAAACCAATCATCTTCTTCCACCACCGCCGCCACCACCgccgccaccaccaccaccaccaccaccaccagagCTCCTCCAACTAGAAGGTCAAGAAGCGTAAGCGCGTTTTCGAGAACATCCACTTTCGATTTTCCCAATGAGTTTCTTAACAAGAGGGATAACCCTCTCTTTGACCAAATTTCAAAACCTCCGGTTCTAGAAACTTCGCCTCCTCCTGTTAGGGGACGTTCTGTGGCGCGAAATGGTGAACCGAATCGGAAGGATGCGGGTCGGAGTGTTTCTAGGGTGGATACAGGTCGACGATCGACCCGGTCTGCTTCGCAGTGTCCGGTTTCGCGACGGAGCTTCAACTATTCCACTTCTGAG AGCGAAGCTGATTGTAAAGCTAGGAATGGTCTGAAGTTAGGTGGGAGTAACAGAAAAGATGGTTTGTTTGGAAGACCTGATAAAGATGCGATTGATCAAGAGAAAGATATGCGCAGATGGTCTAGTCAGCATTCGACTATTGATGTCTCAGATTGTTTTACTTCAAACTCA TTTGGTTCACAAACTCAAAATTGTGATGATGCGGTTTCTACCGCAAGTTCTGGATTCGGATGTGATGAGATAACTATCAAAGCAGTTTGTGAGCAGAAG TCAGTACAAAGGGATCAGCCAGGAGGAAGTGATATATATGAAACAGTTCGTTCTGAAGTGAGGCGAGCTATTTCTGAGATTCAGATTGACCTCGAAAGT GCTATTCAAGTTAGCAATGCTTCTGCTATTACTGTTACCGACATGGCTGATATTCATCCTGACTTGTTAAGCCCTGGTACAGTAGAATTAGCATTGGAGACTAGAAGAGAGTATACCAAAAAGCTTGAAGAG GCCGAAGAGCGAGCTAGACGTCTTCGGGCAGATCTGGCAGTTGAAGAACATCGAGTGCGAGAACTGGATAGAATCTTGAGAGAAGTTCTTCCATATCCCAAGACCCCTAATATACCAAAGTCTCGTCCATCAAGAAAA TCTAGCATTGAAAGAAAAAGGATGTCAAGACGTCTTGCAGAAGATGCCAAGGCTTATTTTGACGAGTGTGTATCACTATCAACATTCGATAGTTCGGACTTTTCATCTCAAGAGGATCCTCCACTCAGTATGGTTGGTCCACCTACTCCATCTCGTTTAACCGAG CAATCCAGCACTCGAGAACAATCACATGATATCCATTATGACACATTGCCGCCACCAGCCAGCATTGATTCTGAGGAAGCTATCCATGAACAAGTCAGCTCAACTGCTGATAGCAAAGAAACTGACTCTAAACACTGCTTCTCCTTTGCACAGAAACCATCTGAAGGCACTACAGTTCAACAAGATATCCAACAGTAcataaaaaagtttgaaaagagtGTTTCAAAGTTGCCAACTATGAGATCAAGTTATGGTGAGATGCGTGACTATAGTTTCCAATCATCAGCTGAGAGCTTGTTGATTGATAGGGTGATGCTAAGAAGTAGAATTGAATCTGGTAGGTTTTTACTCTGTGGTGGTGGTAACTTTTGGTCATCTTAA